One Panicum virgatum strain AP13 chromosome 9K, P.virgatum_v5, whole genome shotgun sequence genomic region harbors:
- the LOC120648942 gene encoding uncharacterized protein LOC120648942, with translation MEVRFENCIDKQLSQIGNISLVGDRALRAFLARAPRLADPASRRSEAELAAGASRSKHNLRLRRLLSLSGAQIRRRREVASRHGVASGRRHMWMGHGLQPLLLLEFVPVHTCLQLCSIF, from the exons ATGGAGGTGCGTTTTG AAAATTGCATAGACAAACAACTTTCCCAAATAGGAAATATATCTCTTGTCGGAGATCGAGCGCTGCGAGCCTTCCTGGCGCGCGCGCCCCGATTAGCAGACCCCGCCTCGAGGCGGTcggaggcggagctcgccgccggggcgTCTCGTTCCAAGCACAACCTACGCCTTCGCCGCCTCCTCTCGCTCTCTGGAGCCCAGATCCGGCGACGAAGAGAAGTTGCGTCGCGCCATGGCGTCGCTTCAG GGAGACGACATATGTGGATGGGACATGGTTTGCAACCTCTACTGCTATTGGAGTTCGTGCCTGTGCATACGTGCTTACAG TTGTGCAGCATCTTTTGA